A region of Vibrio tubiashii ATCC 19109 DNA encodes the following proteins:
- a CDS encoding DEAD/DEAH box helicase: MSFSKLGLSQPITDAISQLGYQKPTNIQIKAIPVILRGEDLIAAAQTGTGKTASFVLPILEKLSQGETQRKKRIRALILTPTRELAVQVEQKIQDYSQHLPLTSLAMYGGVDEQAQKQALIEGVDILVATPGRLIDMYGKRAVHFEEVEVLVLDEADRMLDMGFIDDINKILDRLPTDIQNLLFSATLSNKVRDLAKTAVHDPYEISIAANQASKKNIEQWLITVDKDKKSALLSHLINENDWDQALIFIETKHGAAKLASQLEKRGITAEPFHSGRSQAVRSQLLEDFKAGKIKYMIATGVGARGIDIEGLTRVINYDLPFPADEYVHRIGRTGRADAQGEAISFVSKDNFKNLCMIESRLGHLIERREVEGFAPRKPVPISILNYVPKHKRQPKED, translated from the coding sequence ATGTCTTTCTCGAAACTCGGCTTAAGCCAACCTATCACTGATGCTATTTCTCAACTTGGCTATCAAAAACCCACCAATATCCAAATTAAAGCGATTCCTGTCATTCTCCGCGGAGAAGATCTCATCGCCGCTGCTCAAACTGGTACAGGTAAAACCGCAAGCTTTGTGTTACCTATTCTGGAAAAACTTAGCCAAGGTGAAACACAACGTAAAAAGCGCATTCGAGCTCTCATTCTGACCCCGACTCGTGAACTAGCGGTTCAAGTTGAACAGAAGATTCAAGATTACAGTCAGCACCTACCTCTGACCTCTCTCGCTATGTACGGTGGTGTTGATGAGCAAGCCCAGAAGCAAGCTTTAATCGAAGGTGTCGATATTCTCGTTGCAACGCCGGGGCGTCTGATTGATATGTACGGCAAGCGCGCGGTACATTTTGAAGAAGTCGAAGTCTTGGTGCTTGATGAAGCCGACCGCATGCTGGATATGGGCTTTATTGATGACATCAACAAAATCCTTGATCGCTTACCAACAGATATTCAGAACCTTCTGTTCTCTGCCACACTTTCAAACAAGGTTCGAGACCTAGCAAAAACAGCGGTACACGACCCTTACGAAATCTCAATTGCAGCAAACCAAGCCTCGAAAAAGAACATCGAGCAATGGCTGATTACCGTTGATAAAGACAAGAAATCTGCCCTACTGAGCCATCTAATCAATGAGAATGATTGGGACCAAGCGCTGATATTTATTGAAACAAAACATGGCGCTGCTAAGCTCGCCTCTCAGCTCGAAAAACGTGGCATTACGGCCGAACCATTCCACAGTGGTCGTAGCCAAGCGGTTCGCTCACAACTGTTGGAAGACTTTAAAGCAGGTAAGATTAAGTACATGATCGCAACAGGGGTTGGCGCTCGCGGTATCGATATTGAAGGTTTAACGCGTGTGATTAACTATGATTTGCCGTTCCCTGCCGATGAGTATGTACACCGCATCGGGCGTACCGGTCGCGCAGATGCTCAAGGTGAAGCGATTTCTTTCGTATCCAAAGACAACTTCAAAAACCTTTGCATGATCGAATCTCGCTTGGGCCATCTCATTGAACGCCGTGAAGTTGAAGGATTCGCCCCACGAAAACCTGTACCCATTTCAATTTTGAATTATGTACCTAAGCACAAGCGTCAGCCAAAGGAAGATTAA
- a CDS encoding NADP-dependent oxidoreductase, with amino-acid sequence MTNNANRRIVLASRPTGAPVAENFRLEESEKPQPQQGEMLLRSVYLSLDPYMRGRMSDAKSYADPVALDEVMVGGTVCQVEASNHPDYEVGEWVLAFTGWQDYGVSDGEGLIKMGKNPTHPSYALGVMGMPGFTAYMGLLDIGQPKAGDTLVVAAATGAVGSMVGQIGKLKGCHVIGVAGGEEKCRYAVEKLGFDLCLDHKADDLEQQLAAACEHGIDIYFENVGGKVFDAVMPLLNTGARVPLCGLISQYNATSLPEGPDRMSMLMAQLLIKRIKMQGFIIFDDYGHRYGEFAADMGQWLAEGKIHYREHLVEGFDKAPEAFIGLLEGKNFGKLVIKTNDAL; translated from the coding sequence ATGACTAATAACGCAAACCGACGTATTGTACTCGCCTCTCGCCCTACAGGTGCCCCTGTAGCTGAAAACTTCCGCCTAGAAGAGTCTGAGAAGCCACAACCTCAGCAAGGCGAAATGTTACTTCGTAGCGTCTATCTGTCTCTGGATCCCTATATGCGTGGTCGTATGAGCGATGCTAAATCCTACGCTGATCCTGTTGCCCTAGATGAAGTGATGGTAGGGGGAACCGTTTGCCAAGTTGAAGCTTCAAATCATCCAGATTACGAAGTTGGTGAATGGGTATTAGCCTTTACTGGTTGGCAAGACTATGGTGTCTCCGACGGTGAAGGACTGATTAAAATGGGCAAGAACCCTACTCACCCATCTTATGCGCTTGGCGTAATGGGGATGCCTGGTTTTACCGCTTACATGGGACTGCTTGATATTGGACAACCTAAAGCCGGAGATACTCTTGTTGTCGCTGCGGCAACCGGGGCTGTAGGCTCTATGGTTGGTCAAATTGGTAAGCTAAAAGGCTGCCACGTTATCGGTGTGGCCGGTGGCGAAGAAAAGTGCCGTTACGCAGTCGAAAAGTTGGGTTTTGATCTTTGTCTCGATCACAAAGCAGATGACCTCGAACAGCAATTAGCAGCAGCGTGTGAACACGGTATCGATATCTATTTTGAGAACGTGGGTGGCAAGGTGTTCGACGCTGTTATGCCGCTACTCAACACAGGTGCGCGTGTTCCTCTGTGTGGCCTTATCTCTCAGTACAACGCTACTTCTTTACCGGAAGGTCCAGACAGAATGTCGATGCTGATGGCTCAGCTTTTGATCAAACGAATCAAAATGCAGGGATTCATTATTTTTGACGACTATGGGCACCGCTACGGAGAGTTTGCAGCAGATATGGGCCAATGGCTTGCCGAAGGAAAAATTCATTACCGTGAGCACCTCGTAGAAGGCTTTGATAAGGCTCCTGAAGCATTTATCGGCCTATTAGAAGGTAAGAATTTTGGCAAACTGGTTATCAAGACCAACGACGCACTATAA
- a CDS encoding glutathione S-transferase family protein, whose product MIKLHHLNQSRSKRIIWLLEELGVNYEIVPYRRDSVTFLAPPELKSIHPLGKSPVIEEAGRVITESGAITEYLIDKYASDTLAPAKGTDDHLDYLQWLHFAESSAALPLLLKVFVEKDGAAMNFLPDYAAIELDKVMSYVDQLLEGKRYLVADKLTGADIMMSFIVDILTNFGLLERYPNITNYADQLASHETWQKAQQLELKFS is encoded by the coding sequence ATGATTAAGTTACACCATTTAAATCAATCTCGTTCCAAGCGTATTATCTGGTTGCTTGAAGAGCTCGGCGTAAACTATGAAATCGTTCCTTATCGTCGTGATAGTGTGACATTTCTAGCTCCGCCAGAGCTCAAGTCCATTCACCCACTTGGTAAGTCTCCGGTTATTGAAGAAGCTGGGAGAGTGATCACTGAGTCGGGTGCTATTACAGAGTATCTGATTGATAAATATGCCTCGGATACACTGGCACCTGCAAAAGGGACCGACGACCACTTAGATTATTTACAGTGGCTTCACTTTGCTGAGAGCTCCGCAGCTCTGCCGCTGTTACTAAAAGTGTTCGTTGAAAAAGATGGCGCTGCGATGAACTTTTTGCCTGACTATGCGGCAATCGAGCTGGATAAAGTGATGAGTTATGTTGATCAACTCCTTGAAGGCAAGCGCTATCTGGTTGCTGACAAGCTCACTGGTGCCGATATTATGATGTCTTTCATCGTCGATATTCTCACCAACTTTGGTTTGCTAGAGCGCTATCCCAATATCACAAACTATGCAGATCAACTCGCGAGCCATGAAACATGGCAAAAAGCGCAGCAGCTAGAACTCAAGTTCTCATAA
- a CDS encoding RluA family pseudouridine synthase codes for MHHPNQLFTRFDSDIQSYPLPEKFTFPFYYQPHPLCVLAAQQLQRHLTVQRAWHHDFGIDGNPDGTGKMFGVLLVQSPEGEIGYFSAFSGKIADQNLLPGFVPPVFDMLAEESFFRTDLAEITQLNQAVKAEQSNPELLQLKQALSQLEQGYAEAEQEQRNSIIEGRAKRKELRKQVEANLDASQLDALLVELSKQSVAEKNVLKYLKLEWEEKIADVSSKLNELTTSLNALKEKRKSLSNALQNKLFEQYRFLNIRAEERSLKSIFAPTTSPIPPAGAGECAAPKLLHYAFKHGFKPLALAEFWWGVSPKSEIRQHTKFYPSCNSKCQPILGHMLEGMLVDDNPLEENWAEDKELEILFEDDAMVVVNKPSGLLSVPGKTITDSAYTRLQERYPDVEGPFVIHRLDMATSGLLVFALTKRANKSLQKQFISRSVQKRYVALLEGTVSESSGEINLPMRGDPVDRPRQLVCFDHGKPAQTYWEEISTVNGRSKLYMYPKTGRTHQLRVHCAHHLGLNLPMVGDTLYGEKADRLHLHAERLELEHPYSKQPMTFEAPESF; via the coding sequence ATGCACCACCCAAACCAGCTTTTCACTCGTTTCGATAGTGATATCCAATCGTATCCACTACCCGAGAAGTTTACCTTTCCTTTTTACTACCAGCCTCACCCACTGTGTGTCCTAGCCGCGCAGCAGCTGCAACGCCACCTTACTGTGCAACGAGCTTGGCATCATGATTTTGGTATTGATGGTAACCCAGATGGCACAGGTAAGATGTTCGGCGTGCTTCTTGTTCAGTCTCCCGAAGGCGAAATAGGCTATTTCTCTGCGTTTTCTGGCAAAATCGCCGATCAAAACTTATTACCTGGCTTTGTTCCACCCGTGTTTGATATGTTAGCGGAAGAGAGCTTCTTTCGTACCGATCTCGCTGAGATCACTCAGCTCAATCAAGCGGTTAAAGCAGAACAATCCAACCCAGAACTGCTACAGCTTAAGCAAGCATTAAGTCAGTTGGAACAAGGTTATGCAGAGGCAGAACAAGAGCAACGTAACTCGATTATTGAAGGGCGCGCTAAGCGAAAAGAACTAAGAAAACAAGTCGAAGCCAACCTCGACGCTAGCCAACTTGATGCCCTACTCGTTGAATTGAGTAAACAAAGCGTGGCTGAGAAAAACGTCCTTAAGTACTTAAAGTTAGAGTGGGAAGAGAAAATCGCTGACGTCAGCTCAAAACTAAATGAACTGACAACGTCACTGAATGCTTTAAAGGAGAAACGTAAATCGCTCTCTAATGCTTTGCAAAACAAACTTTTTGAGCAATACCGTTTCTTAAATATTCGCGCTGAAGAACGCTCCCTAAAATCAATCTTTGCACCCACTACCTCTCCGATTCCACCAGCAGGAGCAGGTGAATGTGCAGCGCCTAAGCTACTCCACTACGCCTTTAAGCATGGCTTTAAGCCGCTAGCACTGGCTGAGTTTTGGTGGGGCGTTTCACCCAAATCTGAAATTCGTCAGCACACTAAGTTCTATCCTTCGTGTAACAGTAAATGCCAACCAATCCTTGGACATATGCTTGAAGGGATGTTGGTTGACGATAATCCTCTCGAAGAAAATTGGGCAGAAGATAAAGAGCTAGAGATCTTATTTGAAGATGACGCGATGGTTGTCGTCAATAAGCCTTCTGGGTTGCTATCTGTACCGGGAAAGACCATCACAGATTCGGCCTACACCCGACTTCAAGAACGTTACCCTGATGTCGAAGGACCTTTCGTCATCCACAGACTTGATATGGCAACGTCTGGTTTATTGGTGTTTGCCTTAACCAAGCGCGCCAATAAGAGTCTGCAAAAGCAATTTATTTCTCGCAGCGTGCAAAAGCGTTACGTGGCACTACTTGAAGGCACTGTCTCTGAGTCTAGTGGTGAAATTAATCTGCCAATGCGTGGTGACCCAGTCGATCGCCCACGCCAATTGGTCTGCTTTGATCATGGCAAGCCCGCGCAAACCTACTGGGAGGAGATTTCTACAGTTAATGGTAGAAGCAAACTCTACATGTACCCTAAAACCGGTCGTACTCATCAACTTCGCGTGCATTGTGCTCACCACTTAGGGCTTAACCTGCCTATGGTTGGCGATACTTTATATGGCGAAAAAGCAGACCGATTGCATTTGCATGCCGAGCGACTTGAGCTGGAACACCCTTACTCGAAACAACCTATGACCTTCGAAGCACCAGAGAGCTTCTAA
- the yqfB gene encoding N(4)-acetylcytidine aminohydrolase has translation MTAPTKITFFEFLTPLVASGKKTITIRDESESHYVPGTTVEVFTLETDEKVCEVKILSVKPLHFDDINEFHAQQEYIELPKLKKLIREIYPNTDTLFEISYELV, from the coding sequence ATGACTGCCCCAACAAAAATCACCTTCTTCGAGTTTCTGACTCCGTTAGTCGCCTCCGGTAAGAAGACCATTACGATTCGCGATGAATCAGAGTCTCACTACGTACCAGGCACCACGGTTGAAGTTTTCACCCTAGAGACCGATGAAAAAGTGTGTGAGGTGAAAATCTTGTCTGTGAAACCGCTGCACTTTGATGATATTAACGAGTTTCATGCGCAGCAAGAGTACATTGAACTGCCTAAGCTGAAAAAGTTAATTCGAGAAATCTACCCTAACACGGACACATTGTTCGAAATTAGCTACGAGCTAGTTTAA
- a CDS encoding sensor domain-containing diguanylate cyclase, producing MSVSSLHRFQYLPIVALAISMIVGGYFFHTTLADWTKRIVSGYMSGLLDDVAHQIHEKKLDLYDMEQPEIDVFIDNLSQSRFGQRFTIIHSSGKVLGDSQLSNREINALDDHSNRPEIAEALSGGVGISKRYSESINQDLLYVAKTLELPPDEHGHDTKYVIRLAMPLTALTAMTLDLELIVDALMAASFIVLIASSWFSHRRIFAVVNHERQQQEMRIAKSTREIELLHQLANMLAACNSIKEAQVVVADIIPRLLGDINGSVSIMRESRNQLEVKLDWGGEWPASKVYAPNDCWALRKGKFHLSHEKHHNLVCSHMSGLDEDGTTLCIPLTAHGNTVGMFHLYFGVQSQEVSEETKQLAFTLAEHLGLALANLSLQEKLRSQAMRDPLTGLFNRRYFEEVFDREWSKAEQDHAELSLLMLDLDHFKRFNDNFGHDAGDYVLKEVSGLLNRSIEENQVACRLGGEELAIICPDTGKEEALKLANLIVESVRELHLDMKGLSLGQLGVSIGVTTFPELNASTTDLVKAADTALYQAKEQGRSQAIHTHANVEKAPTATITDILPLKP from the coding sequence ATGTCAGTTTCTTCTCTACATAGATTTCAATATTTACCCATCGTAGCGCTCGCTATTTCCATGATTGTGGGTGGCTACTTTTTCCATACTACGCTAGCCGACTGGACGAAACGTATCGTAAGTGGCTACATGTCTGGCTTACTTGATGACGTGGCGCATCAAATCCACGAAAAGAAACTCGATCTTTATGATATGGAACAACCTGAGATTGACGTCTTTATCGATAACTTATCCCAATCACGCTTTGGACAACGCTTTACCATCATACATAGCAGCGGTAAGGTACTTGGCGACTCGCAGCTTTCAAATCGAGAGATTAACGCACTGGATGACCATAGTAATCGTCCAGAAATTGCTGAAGCACTGAGTGGCGGAGTGGGTATATCAAAGCGGTACAGTGAATCTATCAACCAAGATTTACTCTATGTTGCCAAAACTCTAGAGCTTCCGCCCGATGAGCATGGGCATGACACGAAATATGTCATCCGCCTCGCCATGCCACTTACAGCGCTTACCGCAATGACATTGGACCTAGAGTTAATTGTCGATGCCTTAATGGCCGCTTCCTTTATCGTACTCATCGCCTCTTCTTGGTTTAGTCATCGAAGAATCTTTGCCGTGGTCAACCATGAGCGTCAACAGCAGGAAATGCGGATTGCAAAGAGTACGCGTGAGATTGAATTATTGCACCAACTCGCCAATATGCTTGCAGCATGTAATAGCATTAAAGAAGCGCAAGTTGTTGTCGCGGATATCATCCCTAGGCTACTCGGAGACATTAATGGCAGCGTGTCGATCATGCGCGAGTCACGTAACCAACTCGAAGTGAAACTGGACTGGGGTGGTGAATGGCCAGCGAGTAAAGTCTATGCACCAAATGACTGCTGGGCACTTAGAAAAGGTAAGTTTCATCTATCTCATGAAAAGCATCACAATTTAGTCTGCAGTCATATGAGTGGCTTAGATGAAGACGGAACAACTTTATGCATCCCTCTTACCGCACATGGTAATACCGTTGGCATGTTCCACCTTTATTTTGGGGTTCAATCTCAGGAAGTCAGTGAAGAAACCAAACAATTAGCTTTTACGCTCGCTGAGCACCTTGGATTAGCACTAGCTAACTTGAGCTTGCAGGAGAAGTTACGCTCACAAGCGATGCGAGATCCACTTACAGGCTTGTTCAATCGACGCTACTTTGAAGAAGTCTTTGACAGAGAATGGTCCAAAGCAGAGCAAGACCATGCTGAACTATCACTACTCATGCTCGACCTTGATCATTTTAAACGCTTTAACGATAACTTTGGTCATGATGCGGGAGATTACGTTCTAAAAGAGGTGTCTGGATTGCTCAATCGCTCAATCGAAGAGAATCAGGTCGCTTGTCGACTGGGCGGGGAAGAGCTTGCGATTATCTGTCCTGATACCGGTAAAGAAGAAGCGCTTAAACTTGCTAACCTTATCGTCGAATCAGTGAGAGAGCTGCACTTGGACATGAAAGGTCTCTCCTTAGGACAACTGGGCGTTTCTATCGGTGTGACCACATTCCCAGAGCTAAATGCATCCACCACTGATTTGGTCAAAGCAGCTGATACTGCGCTTTATCAGGCTAAGGAGCAAGGGCGTAGCCAAGCTATCCATACTCATGCCAATGTTGAGAAAGCGCCTACTGCAACCATCACAGATATTCTTCCTCTCAAACCCTAA
- a CDS encoding LysR substrate-binding domain-containing protein: MANWEGVSEFVAVAETQSFTSAAKKLDTSVAQISRKVALLEERLAVKLFNRTTRRVSVTEAGQLYYQQCKHLVEGLELAELAVTQMQSTPKGLLKVTAPVTFGEQNLAPLLHQFLERYPQVDLELMLTNQKLDLIEVGVDVAIRLGKLQDSSLIAKRLSSRQLYVCASPSYLERYGEPHTLSELNHHQCLVGSVDYWRFRDSKSEKSIRVSGRIHCNSGYALLDAAKRGLGLVHLPDHYVKEALEAGELVEVLSEYRDEREGIWALYPQNRNLSPKVRLLIDFLAENFD; encoded by the coding sequence ATGGCAAATTGGGAAGGAGTGAGCGAGTTTGTCGCAGTTGCAGAAACTCAATCTTTCACTTCTGCAGCAAAGAAGCTCGATACATCGGTCGCGCAAATAAGCCGTAAAGTCGCTCTGTTAGAAGAAAGACTGGCCGTTAAGCTGTTCAATCGCACCACACGTAGAGTCTCGGTAACGGAAGCTGGGCAACTTTATTATCAGCAGTGTAAGCATCTCGTCGAAGGTCTAGAACTGGCTGAACTGGCAGTCACTCAAATGCAGTCGACACCTAAAGGTTTGCTAAAGGTGACCGCTCCCGTCACTTTCGGTGAACAAAACCTCGCGCCATTGTTACACCAATTCTTAGAACGCTATCCACAAGTCGACTTAGAGCTCATGCTGACTAACCAAAAGCTTGATTTGATCGAGGTAGGCGTTGATGTTGCGATTCGTTTGGGAAAATTGCAGGATTCAAGCTTAATTGCCAAGCGATTATCGAGTCGGCAGTTGTATGTGTGTGCGAGTCCAAGCTATCTAGAAAGGTACGGCGAGCCTCATACTTTATCCGAACTCAACCATCACCAGTGTCTTGTCGGGTCAGTTGATTACTGGCGTTTTCGTGATTCTAAAAGTGAAAAATCGATACGGGTTTCAGGAAGAATACATTGTAACTCAGGTTACGCACTGCTTGATGCAGCAAAGCGAGGGCTTGGATTAGTACATCTCCCGGATCACTATGTGAAAGAAGCGCTAGAGGCCGGAGAATTAGTCGAGGTGCTTTCAGAGTATCGTGATGAGCGAGAGGGGATTTGGGCACTTTACCCGCAAAACCGAAATCTCTCACCAAAAGTACGCTTACTGATCGACTTCTTGGCGGAGAACTTTGATTAA
- a CDS encoding substrate-binding periplasmic protein has translation MLKQSFKLIALIFALSVSHISYANTVKLANGEWAPYQSKSLKEGGFITQIVREAFEAEGYTVEFDYMPWKRGFEEAKAGNYDGSLIWSKNPDREQHFLYSNPVITLSTALFQQTSKPVTWSNREDLSSLKIGGVTGYAYGIEDLEKAGTVKIQRIASAENNYKKLKAGRLDVVLEDMDVGMETVTKLGLTGAIEPNAKMLTERDYFVIISKNSPRNQELLDAFNRGLAKLEAEGKLEQYRQASIEGKYKQ, from the coding sequence ATGCTCAAACAAAGCTTCAAGCTCATCGCTTTAATCTTTGCCCTTTCTGTCTCTCACATCTCTTATGCTAATACGGTTAAGCTTGCTAATGGCGAGTGGGCACCTTATCAATCGAAATCTCTCAAAGAAGGGGGATTTATCACTCAAATTGTCCGGGAAGCTTTCGAAGCTGAAGGTTACACCGTAGAGTTTGACTACATGCCTTGGAAACGAGGTTTTGAAGAAGCAAAAGCGGGTAACTATGACGGCTCTCTTATCTGGAGTAAAAACCCAGACCGTGAACAACACTTCCTCTATTCCAATCCTGTTATTACTTTGAGTACCGCCCTATTTCAGCAAACAAGCAAACCTGTCACTTGGAGTAACCGAGAAGATCTGTCGTCTCTAAAAATCGGCGGAGTGACTGGCTATGCCTATGGTATTGAAGATTTAGAAAAAGCTGGAACGGTCAAAATACAGCGTATCGCAAGCGCCGAAAACAACTACAAAAAGCTCAAGGCAGGCCGTTTAGATGTGGTTTTGGAAGATATGGATGTCGGTATGGAAACAGTGACTAAGCTTGGTCTTACTGGAGCGATTGAGCCCAATGCTAAGATGCTTACAGAGCGCGACTACTTCGTGATCATTTCAAAAAACTCACCACGTAACCAAGAACTGTTAGACGCCTTTAATCGCGGATTAGCTAAATTAGAAGCCGAAGGTAAACTTGAGCAATACAGACAAGCTTCAATTGAAGGCAAATACAAACAGTAA
- a CDS encoding OsmC family protein, whose amino-acid sequence MSKFSAAVKWQRGPSDAFNDNQYSRAHTWYFDGGITVPASSSPHVIPLPLSVEENVDPEEAFIASISSCHMLTFLGIAAKRRYIIDSYTDEAVGFLEEDSSGRSSVTRVILRPKIEFKGEKQPSLEQLEKLHHLAHQHCFIANSVKTDITTEIIQMGY is encoded by the coding sequence ATGTCCAAGTTTAGCGCAGCGGTAAAGTGGCAACGAGGCCCAAGTGATGCCTTCAACGACAACCAATATAGTCGCGCCCATACATGGTATTTTGATGGTGGAATCACAGTTCCTGCTTCATCATCACCCCATGTTATTCCGCTCCCTCTGTCAGTAGAAGAAAACGTCGACCCGGAAGAAGCCTTTATTGCCTCCATTTCAAGTTGTCATATGCTGACCTTTCTTGGCATTGCTGCGAAACGCCGCTACATCATAGACAGCTATACCGATGAAGCCGTGGGCTTCCTTGAAGAAGACTCATCAGGTAGAAGTTCCGTCACACGAGTCATACTACGCCCAAAGATCGAATTTAAAGGTGAAAAGCAACCCTCCTTGGAACAACTTGAAAAGCTACACCATTTGGCACACCAGCACTGCTTTATCGCAAACTCTGTCAAAACAGATATTACTACCGAAATTATTCAAATGGGCTACTAA
- a CDS encoding TetR/AcrR family transcriptional regulator: protein MKEKTNDTRQHILDVGYELVVTKGFTAVGLSQLLKAADVPKGSFYHYFKSKEQFGEALIEDYFRSYLARLNAFFNSEEGNANERLMGYFSRWLEVENGVCNANRCLVVKLSAEVSDLSETMRVALASGAGRIIESIAQCIQAGIKDGSISAVNPHATATQLYQQWLGASLLNKLVQDHTHLEHSLETTKALLNS, encoded by the coding sequence ATGAAAGAAAAAACGAACGATACTCGCCAGCATATACTCGATGTGGGCTATGAATTAGTGGTGACCAAGGGCTTTACGGCTGTTGGTTTGTCGCAACTATTAAAAGCCGCGGATGTACCCAAAGGCTCTTTTTATCACTACTTCAAGTCTAAGGAGCAATTTGGTGAAGCCTTAATCGAAGATTACTTTAGATCCTATCTTGCGCGACTTAACGCATTTTTTAACTCCGAAGAAGGTAATGCTAACGAACGATTAATGGGGTATTTTTCACGCTGGCTTGAAGTGGAAAACGGCGTATGTAATGCCAATCGCTGTTTAGTCGTAAAGCTCAGCGCAGAGGTTTCAGACTTGTCAGAGACTATGCGCGTCGCTTTAGCCTCAGGTGCGGGTCGGATCATTGAATCGATCGCTCAATGCATTCAAGCTGGTATTAAAGATGGCTCGATATCAGCGGTAAATCCTCATGCGACAGCGACACAGCTATATCAACAGTGGCTTGGCGCAAGTTTACTTAACAAGCTGGTTCAAGATCATACTCATCTTGAGCACAGCCTAGAAACAACCAAAGCGCTACTAAACTCTTAA
- a CDS encoding siderophore-interacting protein yields MKKPSPKHVTISSTESVTPNMQRITFQSDALKEFPNNCEGGYIKLLFTPSGDTDPQQLSGDERPVMRTYTIRKFDEQEGTIEVDFVKHITHDLKCGFAARWAMKAQVGDSIHIAGPGTIQDMSTDADWFFMTADMTALPALSAKIRRLPADAKGYAVIKVISEQDIQPIEAPENFEVQWIFENDDLAQAVRDLPWLAGKASVWCASEFDSMRSLRQYFRNEKEVERENIYISSYWKQGVSEDGHKVIKRQDAEEQEA; encoded by the coding sequence ATGAAAAAGCCATCACCAAAGCACGTTACCATATCTTCAACCGAATCTGTCACGCCAAACATGCAGCGCATTACCTTTCAAAGTGATGCGCTAAAAGAGTTTCCAAACAACTGTGAGGGTGGCTACATCAAGCTATTGTTTACGCCTTCTGGTGACACTGACCCACAGCAGTTATCAGGCGATGAGCGCCCAGTGATGCGTACTTACACCATTCGTAAGTTTGACGAGCAAGAGGGAACCATTGAGGTCGACTTTGTTAAACACATCACTCATGACCTTAAATGCGGTTTTGCTGCGCGCTGGGCAATGAAGGCTCAGGTTGGTGATTCCATTCATATTGCCGGCCCTGGCACCATACAAGATATGAGCACAGACGCGGATTGGTTCTTCATGACCGCAGACATGACAGCCCTACCTGCCCTATCGGCTAAGATTCGACGTCTCCCAGCTGATGCAAAAGGCTACGCTGTGATTAAAGTTATCTCTGAGCAAGATATTCAACCCATCGAAGCCCCAGAAAATTTTGAAGTACAATGGATCTTTGAGAATGATGACTTGGCACAAGCAGTTCGCGATCTGCCTTGGTTGGCTGGTAAAGCGTCCGTGTGGTGTGCTAGTGAGTTCGATTCGATGCGCTCGCTGCGTCAGTACTTCCGCAACGAGAAAGAAGTCGAGCGCGAAAACATCTACATTAGCAGCTACTGGAAACAAGGTGTTTCAGAAGACGGTCACAAGGTGATTAAGCGCCAAGACGCTGAAGAGCAAGAAGCTTAA